Proteins encoded together in one Chitinivibrionales bacterium window:
- a CDS encoding rod shape-determining protein, with the protein MALFPFLSNDLGIDLGTANTLIYVSGRGLLIDEPSVVALDKTTKNVKAFGLEAKRMLGRTPGEIEAIRPMKDGVIADFDLVEEMLKHFINKVRKYPSLFRPRAVIGVPSGITEVEKRAVIDSAESAGVREVYLVAEPMSSAIGMGIPVNEPSGNMVIDIGGGTAEIAVIALFGMVCDMSVRVGGDEMDEAIVSYLKKTYNLLIGDTTAEQIKIQIGSAFPLEEELEMEVKGRDLVAGIPKTLRITSTEIRDALNEPISTIVEAVKQALEQTPPELSADILDKGIIMTGGSALLRGFDERLRQETNLPVNVIDDPLTCVARGALKIMENLETYKPVLLNTGRRR; encoded by the coding sequence ATGGCACTTTTTCCTTTTCTCTCGAACGATCTAGGCATCGATCTCGGAACGGCAAACACGCTCATCTACGTGAGCGGCAGGGGCCTTCTCATAGACGAACCGTCGGTCGTTGCTCTTGACAAAACAACAAAAAACGTGAAGGCCTTCGGCCTCGAGGCCAAACGCATGCTCGGCCGCACGCCGGGCGAAATTGAGGCGATCCGTCCCATGAAGGACGGCGTGATCGCCGACTTCGACCTCGTGGAGGAGATGCTCAAGCACTTCATCAATAAAGTCAGGAAATACCCGTCGCTCTTCAGGCCGCGCGCCGTGATCGGCGTGCCGTCGGGCATCACCGAAGTTGAGAAGCGCGCGGTGATCGACTCGGCCGAGAGCGCGGGCGTGCGCGAGGTGTACCTGGTCGCCGAGCCCATGTCGTCGGCCATCGGCATGGGCATTCCGGTGAACGAGCCGTCGGGCAACATGGTAATCGATATCGGCGGCGGCACCGCGGAGATCGCGGTGATCGCGCTGTTCGGCATGGTGTGCGACATGTCGGTGCGCGTGGGCGGCGACGAAATGGACGAGGCGATCGTCTCGTACCTCAAGAAGACCTACAACCTGCTCATCGGCGATACGACAGCCGAGCAGATAAAAATCCAGATCGGCTCCGCGTTCCCGCTCGAGGAAGAACTCGAGATGGAAGTGAAGGGCCGCGACCTCGTGGCGGGCATCCCCAAGACGCTGCGCATCACGTCCACCGAGATCCGCGACGCGCTCAACGAGCCCATCTCCACCATCGTGGAGGCGGTGAAGCAGGCGCTCGAGCAGACGCCGCCCGAACTGTCGGCCGACATTCTTGACAAAGGAATAATCATGACGGGCGGGAGCGCGCTCCTCCGCGGGTTCGACGAGCGGCTCCGCCAGGAAACCAACCTGCCGGTCAACGTGATCGACGACCCGCTCACCTGCGTCGCGCGCGGTGCGCTCAAGATCATGGAAAACCTGGAAACGTACAAGCCCGTGCTCCTGAACACCGGCAGGAGGCGATAG
- the mreC gene encoding rod shape-determining protein MreC codes for MQWIIRFFATHRNITSLVVVAGVCLWMLSSSVLQQQLISRVLIYSIFYPFHFYIAQTTHIKNIFAENRRLKEEVASLSVKLAQTADRTQENERLTDLLDISRQYPYTLVPARVVARDPSLISRSAIVNVGKDKGLLPYMPVMTTRGVAGKLIKVMGRMSLVQLMADPANRTSVMIRRTREIGILETENGTDFFIMFRAHADVAVGDSVITSGLGGIYPRGLLAGLVARLEQNRDPLFKKAWVKIEANFDRLEEVFVIKMPPRWASFKSELDSLEAAP; via the coding sequence ATGCAGTGGATCATCCGGTTTTTCGCCACCCATCGCAACATCACCTCGCTCGTGGTCGTGGCGGGCGTGTGCCTTTGGATGCTGTCGAGCTCGGTGCTGCAGCAGCAGCTCATCAGCAGGGTCCTCATCTACAGCATTTTTTACCCGTTCCATTTTTACATCGCCCAGACCACGCACATCAAGAACATCTTCGCCGAGAACCGCAGGCTCAAGGAGGAGGTCGCCTCCCTTTCAGTCAAGCTCGCCCAGACGGCCGACCGGACGCAGGAAAACGAGCGGCTCACCGACCTTCTCGACATCTCCCGGCAGTATCCCTATACGCTGGTGCCGGCGCGCGTGGTGGCGCGCGACCCGTCGCTCATCTCCCGCAGCGCAATTGTCAACGTCGGGAAGGACAAAGGCCTTCTGCCCTACATGCCGGTGATGACCACGCGCGGCGTTGCGGGAAAGCTAATCAAGGTCATGGGCCGCATGTCGCTCGTGCAACTCATGGCCGATCCCGCGAACCGCACCAGCGTCATGATCCGGCGCACCCGGGAAATCGGCATCCTCGAAACCGAAAACGGCACGGATTTCTTCATCATGTTCAGGGCGCACGCCGATGTCGCGGTCGGCGACAGCGTCATCACCTCGGGCCTCGGAGGCATTTATCCGCGGGGACTCCTGGCAGGTCTTGTTGCCAGGCTCGAACAGAACCGCGACCCCCTGTTCAAAAAGGCATGGGTGAAAATCGAGGCGAACTTCGACCGGCTGGAGGAAGTGTTTGTGATAAAAATGCCCCCCCGATGGGCGTCATTCAAAAGCGAACTCGATTCCCTTGAGGCGGCGCCATGA
- the mreD gene encoding rod shape-determining protein MreD, which produces MIPDPVKWLIAFLAALVLQTSFVPAISLGNATPDLLLIVLFFFSLKYGVMPGIFVGFFLGLGQDLYSPSLLGQNALVKTLTGAFIGLFNERVMRTDPLVKTVLLIVVFIVHDALFMAVQVLKLHDSLGSLFSGLFFRTLPRALYSVAVAALFYLWEMIPKPSVRK; this is translated from the coding sequence ATGATACCCGATCCCGTAAAATGGCTCATCGCGTTCTTAGCGGCGCTCGTCCTGCAGACGTCGTTTGTTCCCGCGATTTCCCTCGGGAACGCTACCCCCGACCTTCTTCTCATCGTGCTTTTTTTCTTTTCGCTCAAATACGGCGTGATGCCCGGTATTTTTGTCGGGTTCTTTCTCGGGTTGGGACAAGACCTCTATTCGCCCTCTCTTCTGGGGCAGAACGCGCTCGTGAAAACCCTGACCGGCGCCTTTATCGGCCTGTTTAACGAGCGCGTGATGCGCACCGACCCGCTCGTCAAGACCGTACTGCTGATCGTGGTGTTCATCGTCCACGACGCGCTCTTTATGGCGGTGCAGGTGCTCAAGCTCCACGATTCGCTGGGCTCGCTGTTTTCCGGGCTCTTTTTCCGCACCCTTCCCCGCGCGCTGTATTCCGTGGCGGTTGCCGCGCTGTTTTACTTATGGGAAATGATCCCCAAGCCCTCCGTGAGAAAGTAG
- the mrdA gene encoding penicillin-binding protein 2, translating to MPISLHFQDDQQERAAKSLRLIIVVCALFAVLIARLFFLQVIQGETNARLSRENGMQLRVIKAPRGLILDRNGVVLARNRPSYSVCVLPYKVKKRSEIINNLIKIRDDEGNPVFDSLELLQQMREAQKRRFDPARLKEDVSMALVSIIEEHSMELPGIVVETESRREYPLGAKAFHVVGYMSEIPENQFDSLKNFGYRFGDLVGKAGIERQYEDLFRGKDGEEYIEVNAYGKSLGPIKNMPRIEPVPGGNVYLTLDAKLQATADDSFPDTLKGATVVLDPRSGEVLAMISSPSVDPNIFSAAATLRSKNWASIALDPALPLNNRAIAGTYPPGSTFKPVTAVAGLMSKTITADSHMPVPCRGSFRFGSRVAHCWDLKGHGSLDLVGAVKQSCDIYFYQLGLRLGDKLINKAAALYGLGQPTGIDLSGEKTGWLSGEEEYNKRFAARGWVWTKGLDMDMAIGQTQLVTPIQLASLAGALGNGQCVYRPFLMKEVRSSDGTVIAQQNPVVSRTLSLDSTVVAALHKSLIEVMAAGGTGGRAAVPNVPVGGKTGSAENPGQKTHALFMACAPVDSPVIAIATVAENAGHGGSVAAPIAGAVLRYFFANDREGKKISDAYAQAARDEKGKIKTAAR from the coding sequence ATGCCGATCAGCCTGCACTTCCAGGACGACCAGCAGGAACGCGCGGCGAAAAGCCTCCGCCTCATCATCGTGGTGTGCGCGCTGTTTGCCGTGCTCATCGCCCGGCTGTTCTTTTTGCAGGTGATCCAGGGCGAGACAAATGCCCGTCTGTCAAGGGAAAACGGCATGCAGCTGCGCGTCATCAAGGCGCCCCGCGGCCTGATCCTCGACAGAAACGGCGTCGTGCTCGCGCGCAACCGCCCTTCCTATTCCGTCTGCGTGCTGCCCTACAAGGTGAAAAAACGATCCGAGATTATCAACAACCTCATCAAGATCCGCGACGACGAGGGAAATCCCGTGTTCGACAGCCTGGAACTGCTGCAGCAGATGCGTGAGGCGCAAAAGCGGCGGTTCGATCCGGCGCGGCTCAAGGAGGACGTCTCCATGGCGCTCGTCTCCATCATCGAGGAGCATTCCATGGAGCTGCCCGGCATCGTGGTGGAAACGGAATCACGGCGCGAATATCCGCTGGGCGCCAAGGCGTTCCACGTCGTCGGGTACATGAGCGAGATTCCCGAAAATCAATTTGACTCCCTCAAGAACTTCGGCTACCGGTTCGGCGACCTCGTGGGCAAGGCCGGCATCGAGCGGCAGTACGAAGACCTCTTCCGGGGCAAGGACGGGGAGGAATACATCGAGGTCAACGCCTACGGGAAAAGCCTGGGCCCCATAAAAAACATGCCGCGGATCGAACCGGTGCCGGGCGGCAACGTGTACCTCACCCTCGACGCCAAACTGCAGGCCACGGCCGACGACTCGTTCCCGGACACGCTCAAGGGCGCGACCGTCGTGCTTGACCCGCGCAGCGGCGAGGTGCTCGCGATGATATCCAGCCCCAGTGTCGACCCCAACATCTTCTCCGCAGCGGCAACGCTGCGCTCGAAAAACTGGGCATCCATCGCGCTCGACCCGGCCCTGCCGCTTAACAACCGCGCCATTGCAGGCACCTACCCGCCGGGATCGACGTTCAAGCCCGTGACTGCGGTGGCCGGGCTCATGAGTAAAACAATCACCGCCGATTCCCATATGCCGGTTCCCTGCCGCGGAAGTTTCCGGTTCGGCAGCCGTGTCGCCCATTGCTGGGACCTCAAGGGGCACGGCAGCCTCGACCTCGTGGGCGCTGTCAAGCAGTCATGCGACATTTACTTTTACCAATTGGGCCTGCGGCTCGGCGACAAGCTCATCAACAAGGCGGCGGCTCTGTACGGTCTGGGCCAGCCCACCGGCATTGATCTGTCGGGTGAAAAGACGGGATGGCTCTCGGGCGAAGAGGAATACAACAAGCGCTTCGCGGCGCGCGGCTGGGTGTGGACCAAGGGCCTGGACATGGACATGGCCATCGGGCAGACACAGCTTGTCACACCGATCCAGCTCGCCTCGTTGGCCGGCGCCCTCGGCAACGGCCAATGCGTGTACCGGCCCTTCCTCATGAAGGAGGTGCGCAGCAGCGACGGCACGGTGATCGCCCAGCAGAACCCTGTCGTGTCACGGACGCTTTCGCTCGATTCAACGGTGGTCGCGGCGCTCCATAAATCCCTCATCGAGGTGATGGCCGCGGGCGGCACCGGCGGACGTGCCGCCGTGCCCAATGTTCCGGTGGGCGGAAAGACCGGCAGCGCCGAAAACCCGGGCCAGAAGACTCATGCTCTGTTCATGGCCTGCGCACCGGTCGACAGCCCGGTGATCGCCATCGCCACGGTTGCCGAAAACGCGGGCCACGGCGGAAGCGTCGCGGCGCCCATTGCGGGCGCGGTTTTGCGGTATTTCTTCGCAAACGACCGAGAGGGCAAAAAAATTTCCGATGCCTACGCGCAGGCCGCGCGCGACGAAAAAGGCAAAATAAAAACAGCGGCTCGGTGA
- the rodA gene encoding rod shape-determining protein RodA, producing MFELQKKNEFDLALILAALALWTIGVLLVYSATHIYDAGPLIHSTRNQIIWIIMGLFIILLVTSIPARFYFSFAYVMYGASLLLLLYGVFTGVISKGAERWVSIAGLRLQPSEFAKIGLLLALARYFSTKTVTLERLPSFIVPGIMILAPFGLILKQPDLGTALILGLMSVPMMYWAGLTILELFFLFSPLVSFALSAIPLILAFTFKTQGGIWETIPWGIFFVILCSVLYFARPRFLILTSVVIINLFTAGITTVAWNGVLKDYQKKRILTFINPQMDPAGAGYQVIQSKVAIGSGSLAGKGYQKGTQTRLSFLPEQHTDFIFSVLGEQFGLAGCIAILLLFLFIIIRGYTTTQVVRNRFTNLVIVGSVSLLAFHIFINVSMTLGMMPVVGVPLPFLSYGGSFTLTIAILLGFLLNARYGKQDF from the coding sequence ATGTTCGAACTGCAGAAAAAAAACGAATTCGACCTTGCGCTGATCCTTGCCGCGCTTGCCCTGTGGACCATCGGCGTTCTACTCGTGTATTCCGCCACCCACATCTACGATGCGGGGCCGCTCATCCATTCCACGAGGAATCAAATCATCTGGATCATCATGGGGCTTTTCATCATTCTTCTCGTCACCTCGATCCCGGCCCGGTTCTACTTCTCATTTGCCTATGTGATGTACGGCGCTTCGCTGCTGCTGCTTTTGTACGGTGTCTTCACCGGCGTCATCAGCAAGGGAGCGGAACGATGGGTGTCCATCGCAGGCCTCCGCCTGCAGCCGTCCGAGTTCGCCAAGATCGGCCTTCTGCTCGCGCTCGCCCGGTATTTTTCCACCAAGACCGTCACGCTGGAACGCTTGCCGTCGTTCATCGTGCCCGGCATTATGATCTTGGCGCCGTTCGGGCTCATCCTCAAACAGCCCGACCTGGGCACCGCGCTCATTCTCGGCCTCATGTCGGTGCCCATGATGTACTGGGCGGGGCTCACGATCCTGGAGCTTTTTTTCCTTTTCTCGCCCCTTGTTTCATTCGCACTTTCGGCAATCCCCCTTATCTTGGCCTTTACTTTTAAGACGCAAGGCGGAATCTGGGAGACCATCCCTTGGGGCATTTTCTTCGTGATCCTGTGCAGCGTGCTTTATTTTGCGCGGCCGCGGTTTCTCATCCTTACAAGCGTCGTGATTATCAACCTGTTCACGGCCGGCATCACCACCGTGGCGTGGAACGGCGTGCTCAAGGACTACCAGAAAAAACGCATTCTCACCTTTATCAACCCGCAGATGGATCCTGCCGGCGCCGGATACCAGGTGATCCAATCCAAGGTCGCGATCGGCTCAGGCTCGCTGGCGGGAAAGGGCTACCAAAAGGGCACGCAGACGCGGCTGTCGTTTCTGCCGGAACAGCACACCGATTTCATCTTCTCGGTACTGGGTGAGCAGTTCGGACTCGCCGGCTGCATCGCCATCCTTCTTTTATTTCTTTTTATCATCATCCGCGGATACACCACGACGCAGGTGGTGCGCAACCGGTTCACCAACCTCGTCATCGTCGGCTCGGTGTCGCTCCTTGCCTTTCACATTTTCATCAACGTCTCCATGACCCTCGGCATGATGCCCGTGGTGGGCGTGCCCCTGCCCTTTTTGAGCTACGGGGGGTCGTTTACCTTGACAATAGCGATACTGCTGGGATTTTTGTTGAATGCAAGGTACGGCAAACAAGATTTTTGA
- the lgt gene encoding prolipoprotein diacylglyceryl transferase, translating into MHPILFNIHLMKFTVPIHSYGFMLAVSFLFGIWFAATRAKKEGLHPDVITDLGFWVILAAIVGARLYYVVLHFEEFQGDLLSIINPFHAGNLGIGGLVMYGGFIGALVAAIIYFRVKGDPFLPYADVSCASLGFGIFLTRIGCFLNGCCYGAATSSACGISFPLHSPAGAYQHEMHAHALLPSQLIESSGGLLIVVIILLVGTRKTFPGFRLYLTGIMYAVLRFAVDFTRFYTPQERLGPLSHNQIVCIVFFILFSGLILRHFLFKEEDTAQPGQPNASA; encoded by the coding sequence ATGCACCCCATTCTGTTCAATATCCATCTCATGAAATTCACCGTCCCCATCCACTCCTACGGGTTCATGCTTGCCGTGTCGTTTCTGTTCGGCATCTGGTTTGCCGCGACGCGCGCAAAAAAGGAGGGCCTGCATCCCGACGTGATCACCGACCTGGGCTTCTGGGTGATCCTCGCCGCGATCGTGGGCGCGCGCCTCTACTACGTGGTGCTTCACTTTGAGGAATTCCAAGGCGACCTGCTTTCCATCATCAATCCGTTCCATGCCGGCAACCTCGGAATCGGCGGGCTCGTGATGTACGGCGGGTTCATCGGCGCGCTGGTCGCCGCAATAATTTACTTCCGGGTGAAAGGGGATCCGTTCCTTCCCTACGCCGACGTTTCTTGCGCCAGTCTCGGCTTTGGAATTTTTCTCACCAGAATCGGCTGTTTCCTCAACGGCTGCTGCTACGGCGCGGCCACTTCATCCGCGTGCGGCATCAGTTTTCCTTTGCACAGCCCGGCTGGCGCATACCAGCACGAGATGCACGCGCATGCGCTTCTGCCGTCCCAGCTCATCGAGAGCAGCGGCGGCCTTCTCATCGTCGTCATCATACTGCTTGTCGGAACGCGAAAAACATTTCCCGGGTTCCGCCTGTACCTCACCGGCATCATGTATGCCGTGCTGCGGTTCGCCGTTGATTTCACGCGCTTCTACACGCCCCAGGAGAGACTCGGCCCGCTGTCCCACAACCAGATTGTGTGCATCGTGTTTTTCATCCTGTTTTCCGGGCTCATACTCAGGCACTTCCTTTTTAAAGAGGAAGATACTGCGCAACCCGGGCAGCCCAATGCATCTGCCTGA
- a CDS encoding ComF family protein, producing the protein MHLPEVRQKIKSLLDRAARNAAGLVFPGLCIVCRNPCSDKNHWLCARCASHLVQNHERRDACPLCGQNRRARPCACEYAWDFPFERIYSLFDYDDTVKELSHAFKYGGFKRLAFDIGKIYGELIPRDFFNGTDIAVPVPLHFLRKLRRGYNQAEYFCRGVLASSAGHPVLCIQALTRRKATRTQTALSKEQRSRNLAAAFQVPPGKARLIKGKTIALVDDVVTTGATTAQCAAILLDAGAKAVRVLSLARG; encoded by the coding sequence ATGCATCTGCCTGAGGTGCGGCAAAAAATAAAATCCCTTCTTGATCGCGCGGCCCGCAACGCAGCCGGCCTTGTTTTCCCAGGCCTCTGCATCGTGTGCCGCAATCCCTGTTCCGACAAAAACCACTGGCTTTGTGCACGGTGCGCTTCCCACCTCGTGCAAAACCACGAGCGCCGCGACGCGTGCCCGCTGTGCGGCCAGAACCGCCGCGCCAGGCCGTGCGCATGTGAATACGCTTGGGACTTTCCGTTTGAAAGAATCTACTCATTGTTCGATTATGACGATACGGTGAAAGAACTTTCACACGCATTCAAGTACGGCGGATTTAAGAGGCTCGCCTTTGATATTGGAAAAATCTATGGTGAACTAATTCCTCGGGACTTTTTCAACGGTACGGACATCGCGGTGCCGGTACCGCTCCATTTTCTGCGAAAGCTGAGACGCGGGTACAATCAGGCCGAGTATTTTTGCCGCGGGGTGCTGGCTTCAAGCGCGGGGCATCCCGTCCTCTGCATTCAGGCGCTTACGCGCCGGAAGGCAACCAGGACGCAAACGGCGCTATCGAAGGAACAGCGGTCGAGAAACCTTGCTGCCGCGTTCCAGGTCCCGCCCGGCAAAGCGCGCCTTATAAAAGGAAAAACCATTGCACTCGTTGATGACGTGGTGACCACGGGAGCAACCACCGCGCAATGCGCAGCCATCCTGCTCGACGCGGGCGCGAAGGCTGTCCGCGTGCTGTCGCTCGCAAGGGGCTGA
- a CDS encoding VOC family protein yields the protein MPHKAAKPIPEGLYSLTPQLWFGGNCREAIDFYKKAFNAVQVGDVETTPDGKVIHALLKFGSSPVFLADSMGGSDRVKPPEHYVTMGLYFYVGDVDALFTQATAAGCEATMSLQDAFWGDRTGQIKDPYGYLWDIATHTIELTPVEMKKAQEEWMEQQHGVMA from the coding sequence ATGCCGCATAAAGCCGCAAAACCGATTCCTGAAGGACTCTATTCACTGACACCACAATTATGGTTCGGCGGGAATTGCCGCGAGGCGATTGACTTTTACAAGAAGGCGTTCAATGCGGTACAGGTCGGCGATGTAGAAACAACGCCGGACGGCAAGGTGATCCATGCGTTGCTGAAGTTCGGAAGCAGCCCCGTTTTTCTTGCCGACAGCATGGGGGGAAGCGACCGTGTCAAACCGCCGGAGCATTACGTTACCATGGGGTTGTATTTTTACGTCGGGGACGTTGACGCTTTGTTCACTCAAGCCACGGCAGCGGGATGTGAAGCGACAATGTCGCTGCAGGACGCTTTCTGGGGCGACCGGACGGGCCAGATAAAAGACCCCTACGGCTATCTCTGGGACATTGCAACCCACACCATTGAGCTGACACCCGTTGAAATGAAGAAAGCTCAGGAAGAGTGGATGGAACAGCAACACGGAGTTATGGCTTAA